The following proteins come from a genomic window of Pseudomonas sp. Z8(2022):
- a CDS encoding IS5 family transposase (programmed frameshift), which translates to MAKRYELPDAAWELIADLVSPEQKMGRPRSDDRLMLNGLLWILCSGAAWRDLPERFGPWSTVYQRFRDWRDDGTFDQVLERLQIRLNQEGLIDLDTWMIDSTAVRATRASSGAGKKGGPEEPVDHALGRSRGGLTTKIHMLCDANGVPLRFLLSPGQASDISNAQALLDQVRIPGKPGRPRKRCRWLLADKGYDAEHLRQYCDRYRMQPVIPLRTMKRKPKPGLPRLFDRPKYRQRNIIERMFGWLKESRRIGTRYDKLARSFAAMVTLACTLRCLRQYFSYRT; encoded by the exons ATGGCAAAGCGTTACGAACTCCCGGATGCAGCTTGGGAGCTGATCGCGGATCTGGTTTCCCCCGAGCAGAAAATGGGGCGACCTCGCAGTGATGACCGGCTGATGCTCAACGGCCTCCTCTGGATCCTGTGCTCAGGCGCAGCTTGGCGTGACCTGCCAGAGCGGTTTGGCCCATGGTCGACGGTGTATCAACGGTTTCGTGACTGGCGGGATGACGGTACGTTCGACCAAGTTCTTGAGCGTTTGCAGATTCGATTGAATCAGGAAGGACTGATTGATCTGGATACCTGGATGATCGACTCGACAGCGGTACGAGCAACCCGAGCCTCTTCTGGCGCCGGGA AAAAAGGGGGGCCAGAAGAGCCGGTAGACCATGCGTTGGGACGTAGCCGAGGTGGCCTGACCACCAAGATTCATATGCTCTGCGATGCCAACGGCGTGCCTCTGCGCTTTTTGCTGTCGCCGGGCCAGGCCAGCGACATCTCGAATGCTCAGGCACTCCTGGATCAGGTTCGTATCCCCGGCAAGCCAGGCCGACCTCGCAAGCGCTGCCGCTGGCTGTTGGCAGACAAGGGCTACGATGCCGAGCACTTGCGTCAGTACTGCGACCGTTACCGGATGCAGCCTGTGATTCCGCTGCGAACCATGAAACGCAAGCCCAAGCCGGGACTACCAAGGCTGTTCGACCGCCCGAAATACCGACAGCGCAACATTATCGAGCGGATGTTCGGCTGGCTGAAGGAGAGCCGCAGAATCGGCACTCGCTACGACAAGCTGGCAAGAAGTTTTGCCGCAATGGTCACGCTGGCTTGCACGCTGCGGTGCCT
- a CDS encoding CBS domain-containing protein, which produces MKTVAEVIRSKPHAYVYSVDSEDSLLDGLRIMAEKGIGALVVLSGGRLVGIVSERDYVRKVALAERSLLNTRISEIMTREVISVGPRDSVQHCMELMTERRLRHLPVLAEGELIGLLSIGDLVKETIAEQADLIRQLEQYIRGEIP; this is translated from the coding sequence ATGAAAACCGTCGCAGAAGTTATTCGCAGCAAGCCCCACGCCTACGTGTACAGCGTCGACAGTGAGGATTCGCTGCTCGACGGTCTGCGGATCATGGCCGAGAAGGGGATCGGAGCGCTGGTGGTGCTTTCCGGCGGGCGTCTGGTCGGCATCGTCAGCGAGCGTGACTATGTGCGCAAGGTGGCCCTGGCCGAGCGCTCGCTGCTCAACACCAGGATCAGCGAAATCATGACCCGCGAGGTGATCAGCGTCGGCCCGCGTGACAGCGTGCAGCACTGCATGGAACTGATGACCGAGCGCCGCCTGCGTCACCTGCCGGTGCTGGCCGAGGGCGAGCTGATCGGCCTGCTGTCCATCGGTGACCTGGTCAAGGAAACCATTGCCGAACAGGCCGACCTGATCCGTCAGCTGGAGCAGTACATCCGCGGCGAGATTCCGTAA
- the creB gene encoding two-component system response regulator CreB, translated as MPQILIVEDEAAIADTLVYALQAEGFVTHWSSLGGEALTLLENGTFDLAILDVGLPDISGFEVCKRLRRFSEVPVIFLTARSEEIDRVVGLEIGADDYVVKPFSPREVAARVKAILKRVAPREAPAVNPAGAFRIDDAAFRMHYHGQALSLTRHEFRLLRTLLGQPRRVYSREQLLDALGVASEAGYERNIDSHIKSLRAKLRTVAPAEEPIQTHRGLGYSYEPEA; from the coding sequence ATGCCGCAGATACTCATAGTCGAAGACGAAGCCGCGATTGCCGACACACTGGTCTATGCCCTGCAGGCCGAAGGCTTCGTCACGCACTGGTCGAGCCTCGGCGGCGAGGCGCTGACGCTGCTGGAGAACGGCACCTTCGACCTGGCCATTCTCGACGTTGGCCTGCCCGACATCAGCGGCTTCGAGGTGTGCAAGCGCCTGCGGCGTTTCTCCGAGGTGCCGGTGATCTTCCTTACCGCACGCAGCGAGGAAATCGACCGTGTGGTAGGGCTGGAAATCGGCGCCGACGACTATGTGGTCAAGCCCTTCAGCCCGCGCGAAGTGGCGGCGCGGGTCAAGGCCATACTCAAGCGTGTGGCGCCGCGCGAAGCGCCGGCGGTCAACCCGGCGGGCGCGTTCCGGATCGATGATGCAGCCTTTCGCATGCACTATCACGGCCAGGCGCTGAGCCTGACCCGCCACGAATTCCGCCTGCTGCGCACGCTGCTTGGCCAGCCGCGCCGGGTCTATTCGCGCGAGCAGTTGCTCGACGCGCTTGGCGTGGCCAGCGAGGCCGGCTACGAGCGCAATATCGACAGCCATATCAAGAGCCTGCGCGCCAAGCTGCGTACCGTCGCCCCCGCGGAAGAGCCGATCCAGACCCATCGCGGTCTCGGTTACAGCTACGAGCCGGAGGCCTGA
- the creC gene encoding two-component system sensor histidine kinase CreC, producing the protein MPLGVRIFLVYFLFVGLAGWFVLSTVMDEIRPGVRQSTEETLVDTANLLAEILRDEVKAGTLGQGRLHEALEAYGRRQPQASIWGLTKAEVNHRIYVTDAQGIVLLDSTGLAVGQDYSRWNDVLLTLRGQYGARSTREVADDPDSSVMYVAAPIRDGERIIGVVSVAKPNRTLLPYIERSQNRLSWLGAGLIGLGLLIGAALSWWLSAALGKLTRYAQAVSEGQRAEAPKVRGGELAQLAQAVERMRTELEGKAYVERYVHTLTHELKSPLAAIRGAAELLDGDMPAEQRQRFVANIQQESARLQNLIERLLHLAQVEQRQGLEERVTVPLAPLVDELLQAQQARITAANLHIEQTLPSGINLRGERFLLRQALANLLDNALDFTPPGGRIRIAAERHGERIVLRLFNQGEAIPDYALARLTERFYSLPRPNGGRKSTGLGLNFVQEVIELHGGELQIGNVEGGVEVRLALPA; encoded by the coding sequence ATGCCGCTCGGTGTGCGCATATTCCTGGTCTACTTCCTCTTTGTCGGTCTGGCCGGCTGGTTCGTGCTGAGCACGGTGATGGACGAAATCCGCCCCGGCGTGCGTCAGAGCACCGAGGAAACTCTGGTCGACACCGCCAACCTGCTGGCCGAGATCCTGCGTGACGAGGTCAAGGCCGGCACCCTCGGCCAGGGCCGCCTGCACGAGGCACTGGAGGCCTATGGCCGGCGCCAGCCGCAGGCAAGCATCTGGGGGCTGACCAAGGCCGAGGTCAACCACCGCATCTACGTCACCGATGCCCAGGGCATCGTCCTGCTCGACTCCACTGGCTTAGCGGTGGGCCAGGACTATTCGCGCTGGAACGACGTGCTGCTGACCTTGCGCGGCCAGTACGGCGCCCGCTCGACCCGCGAGGTCGCGGACGATCCGGATTCGTCGGTGATGTACGTGGCAGCGCCGATCCGGGACGGCGAGCGCATCATCGGCGTGGTTTCGGTGGCCAAGCCCAACCGAACCTTACTACCCTATATCGAACGCTCGCAGAACCGTCTGAGCTGGCTCGGTGCCGGGCTGATCGGCCTTGGCCTGCTGATCGGCGCGGCGCTGTCCTGGTGGCTGAGCGCCGCGCTGGGCAAGCTCACCCGCTACGCCCAGGCGGTCAGTGAAGGCCAGCGCGCCGAGGCGCCGAAAGTGCGCGGTGGTGAACTCGCGCAACTGGCCCAGGCGGTCGAGCGTATGCGTACCGAACTGGAAGGCAAGGCCTACGTCGAGCGCTACGTACACACCCTGACTCACGAACTGAAGAGCCCGTTGGCGGCCATCCGTGGCGCCGCTGAACTGCTCGACGGCGATATGCCAGCCGAGCAACGCCAGCGTTTCGTGGCCAATATCCAGCAGGAAAGCGCGCGCCTGCAGAACCTCATCGAACGCCTGCTGCACCTGGCCCAGGTGGAACAGCGCCAGGGCCTGGAAGAGCGCGTGACAGTGCCGCTGGCGCCACTGGTGGACGAACTGCTGCAAGCGCAGCAGGCGCGCATCACCGCCGCCAATCTGCATATCGAACAGACGCTGCCATCAGGCATCAACCTGCGTGGCGAACGCTTCCTGCTACGCCAGGCGCTGGCCAATCTGCTGGACAACGCCCTCGACTTCACCCCACCTGGCGGACGCATCCGCATCGCCGCCGAACGCCACGGCGAGCGCATCGTGTTGCGTCTGTTCAATCAGGGCGAAGCCATCCCCGACTACGCCCTGGCACGTCTGACCGAACGCTTCTACTCCCTGCCGCGCCCCAATGGTGGCCGCAAGAGCACCGGCCTGGGCCTGAACTTCGTGCAGGAAGTGATAGAGCTGCATGGCGGCGAGTTGCAGATCGGTAACGTCGAAGGCGGCGTGGAAGTACGGCTGGCGTTGCCCGCGTAG